GCCTCGAGAAGGCTCGCGACGTATCGGCCCACCTCCGGCTCGTCGGCGATCAGGGCATCGAGCGCCGCGGATCGATCGCTCTCGGCCAGGTCCTGGAGCCGGAAGAAGTGCTCGCGCGCCCGGGCGTAGATGTCCGGATCCATGAGCGACCCCCTCCCACGCACCGACCGTGAAACGGGAATCGGTCGGCCCAGCTACTAACATAGCCCGCCGATAGTGCGGCAATCTTCATCGGGGGAAGGCCATGGACCCAGGCGACGCGACCGGCATCACGAAGCTTCTGCAGGACGCGGGCAAGGGCGACGAGGCGGCCCGCGACGAGCTCGCGCCGCTGGTGCTGGCCGAGCTCAGGCAGATCGCCGAACGCGCGATGGCCAAGGAACGCCGCGGCCACACGCTCCAGCCCACCGTGCTGGCCGATGAGGCGTTCATGCGGCTGGTGGGCTCGGCCAACATCGACTGGGAGGGCCGGTCCCAGTTTTATGGGTATGCCGCTCGCGCGATCCGGCAGATCCTGGTCGATCATGCCCGGCAACGCAACGCGGCGAAGCGTGGCGGCGGGCACGGCCGCGTCGACATCGAGACGATGGGCGCGCTGGGCGAATCGGAGGGCGAACAGCACCTTGACGTGCTCACGCTGCA
This Phycisphaerales bacterium DNA region includes the following protein-coding sequences:
- a CDS encoding ECF-type sigma factor, which produces MDPGDATGITKLLQDAGKGDEAARDELAPLVLAELRQIAERAMAKERRGHTLQPTVLADEAFMRLVGSANIDWEGRSQFYGYAARAIRQILVDHARQRNAAKRGGGHGRVDIETMGALGESEGEQHLDVLTLHEALQELEKLDARQSRIMELKFFGQRSIEEIAQFVGVSPRTVNNDVKMALAWLRMRLGTA